The genomic DNA CGCTGGGGATTCGGCTTGCACAGTCCACACAGACACCTGACCTTGCGCTGAGGCGATCGCCACTTGCGCTCCATCCGAGCTAACCGCCAGCCCGGTTACGGCATCCAAGGGCGCAGGACGAGCCGATAAACTTAACGGAATCTGGCGAATGTGATGGGGATCTGCCCATTCCACCCACCAAAAGCGAGGCACAACGCTATCTTTTTCTAAAGCAATCAGCGTCGGTAACGAGCGCTTGGGTAAGAATTTCGCCTGAGCAATGGAACGATCGGGTAAGACAAACAGGGGAGTCTGACTCGACACAGAAGCAGGCGGGGAACTGCCATCCAATCCCGAAAACGTTGAGAAATGTTGGTGTAAGCGGTGGAAAAAATGCCCCGTATGGGGTTCCGACTGGGCTGTTGTAGGGAGAGGTCCCCCTTCAGGAACGCTAGCCGCCCGATATTGATTGAAGGTTAAGCCAAGGGCAACAACCAGAGCTACAGGAATCGCCGTTTGCAGGACTTTTGAGTCTTTTTGGGCTTGAAAATGTTGCTGTTCTGAAAAGCCAAAATACTGTTGAGCCAACGTCAGGCTGTCTTGAGAATAAGCCACTAACCGCTTTTTGGCTTTGAGGAGGTGGTGTTCTGGCGACAAGTATTTTAAAGTCGTGCAAGATTCTTCCTGCGGGACAAAACTTGGCTCTAAGCAGGGGTTAGGGAGCAGGTCTGGTTTGCTTAAATCCACTTGGGGTGGCTTGGGTTCTGTATGGCCTTTAGCACCCTGACGCGCCATTGGCATCGATCGCGGGGGTGGGGGGGGTGGGGGCGGCGTGGGGGCAGCTACGGGGGCGCTGTGGGTCGCGCGGGTGAGGATCATTTCGCTTCCCGAACTTTCAAACAGGGGTTGTTGCAGTTCGCCTTTGAGTTTTTGGCTCACCCAGTGGGTCAGCGAGTGGTTGGTCACAATCCGACTGGGAACGCCTCTGGGGTCAAGTCCAGAAATCAGGGCGTCGGTAAAGACGCTATAGCGGCTGTTTAGCGATTCGTAGGCGGATTCGTATTCGCGAGAAGCGGCCATAAATAGACGGTCGGTTCCGGCTTTGGCTCCCGGATCGGCGTCGAGAAAGTTGAGTAATTCGCCGCTGTGACAGCAGTCTAGTAGAATAATGCGCTGGCGCACTGGGCTTTCTTGCAGCAAGCGCCTTAGCCAAAATAGGGAGAGTCCATAAAAGCTCTGTTCGGGGTTGGCGTCGCTGACGGCTAGATAGCCTTCGCGAATTCCGGCTTGTTTTTGCAGGCCATGTCCGGAAAAGTAGAAGAGGGCCGTTTGCGGGATGTTGTCGCCGGGGGGTTTGAACAGGCGAACTAAAGCGGCTTCGAGTTCTCGGAGGGTGACAGCCGTTTTTAAGCCGATTTGAGGGCGGTTTTCGTGGATAATTTCGGGTAAGCGATGAATGCGAAATTCTCCGTAGGTTTGGAGTTGTTGCGCGATCGCTTCGGCATCGACTGCCGGTGCTTTTAAGTTGGGCAAGTATTGATAGGTATTAATTCCAACGATGAGCGCATCTCGCGACATTTGACACCTTCCCTCACAACTGCACCACTTTCGTTGGCAGAGGGTTCTTGTCAGAAACTCTGCCTGTCAAAGTTAAATGAATAAATGGAACTTGCAGCACGATTCTCCGATGGAGAGATCGCAGCTTTTATCAGCATTTCCCGCAGCAGTTTGCTACGTTCCTTTATAGATTTTTCAACTCTAAGGCGGATGAAAATATAGCCAAGTTACACTTAACAGGGAAAAGCAATTTATTAACTTTCAATAGGCACGCCTATATCTGACAAATCTTCTGCGATCGCTGCTCGGAAGCGGTTGCTTCTAAGAGCGATATGGATGAATTCAGAATGATTTATCAGATCGCACTGTAGACGATAGCTAAACTTAAAGATTTTGTAAAAGGGGTAATGCCCCCTCTTGGCATTGACAAACAACGAGGGTAATTTGTAGTATATTTTGTTTCCCTCTTAACCCTTCGGAAATCAAGCAGGGAATTGAGTATTATTTTTTACGTCTTAATGGCTTGCAGCGCTGTTTATTCGGAACGGTAATTTAACCAATGTTGGATCTCTTGAGCCAGCCAAGCTGCTTCTTGATTGCCCAAACTCCGACCTAAATAATAGGTAGTGACGGGCGTTTGAATCATAATTTTTACGGCCTGGCGACCTTGCAAGAACACCCCAAAGACTTGGTTTAAATCCTCCTGATGCCGTATATAAGTCCAACCCCAAAGTTGTCGTTTCAACTCTAATGAATCTCGACCGAGGCGCAACGTCGTTCTTTGACCAGATGCGATCGCAAATCTCACTAACACCAATACAATAAACAGCAGCCCCAACCCCGGCCAATGTCTTGAGATCGCAGTTGTAAGCGCAAAGATAAAATACCCAATAAATAGCCCAGAGCAACCGACCCCATTGGCGTTATGACTGCTCAGATTAAAACCGAGTTCGGGAATCACAATCTCAAGCTCAGTGGGCGATCGCTCTAGCTGAATGCGAGTGTAACTGGGCTTGTATAATTTTCGCAGGAGCGGCTGTCCTTTGCTTTTCAACTTCGTCCAGCCTTGGTTAGACTTAAGCATCTCTAGTGCCAGACGCGCTTGAGCAAAACGCTTTTCAACCGCAATTTCCGTCATCGTTTCAATCCAGTTCACGAAATTGCGATTGATGCTAACGCGATCGGCAAATTGAATCTTAGAATCCTTTTGGGGCAATTCCGCCGGAGACACCCCCGTCAGCAAGTGAATTAACGTCGCCCCCAATGCGTACAGATCCGACGCCGGAACCGCCCGACCCCAAAATTGCTCTAACGGCGCATATCCGCTCGTTCCCACCACCGTAAACGTTACCCCAGTCACGGCGGCTTGAGCTTGTACCGCTCCAAAATCCACCAAATAAACCCGCTTATCTTCTCCCAAAATGAGATTGCTCGGCTTGATATCGCGATGCAGCACCGGGGGACTGAGTTCGTGGAGATAAATCAGAATTTCCAGCACTTCAATCGCAATTTGACGAACTTGTTTCTCGCTAAAATGCTGCCCCTGTTCCAACAACTCCTGAAGCGAGTGACCGGGGATGTAATCTTGTACCAAACCAAACCAAGGTACCCCGCCGCCTAACGCCTGGTCGATGGAAAAATAATCGCGATAGCGGGGAATTTGCGGGCGATCGAGCGCTTGCAAAACTTGGGCTTCCCGTTCAAACAGCTTTAGCTCTTCCCACTGCATTTGCGGACTAAACGCCAGCAATTTGACCGTCACAAATTCTTGCGTTTGTAAGTCCAACGCCAGCCAAGTTTGCCGTCCAGCGGCGGTGCGTCCTAACTGCCGTTGCAGTTGATAGCGTTCTTGGAGAATCTGCTCGACTTGTAACATGGGAAACCCAATCGCCTGTTGAGTGTTTCGTCTTGGCTCTCTCAAACTACCCAATCAGAGCCAACCATTACGCAGAAATGCAAGTTCTCAATCTCTGTTTCTACACTAACAGCGAAAACGTGCCATGAATTGCCGATCCAGAAAGTCTTTCCATTGCCACAACCCTGCGTAAGGGCCGCAACCCAAAGGTCCCCAAGAGGCGATCGCTCTTTTGTCTCCCGTACCAATTAAGCCCAGAAAGCGCTTTTGGGGAGAATAAGGCTGGAGAGGTTGACCGGATAGGGCGCGTTGCAGGTTGTTCCCTAGGGGTTTCCCTTGGCGGACGGCAAATACCCCAGCTTTTGGTCGCGGATCGTCTACGAGGGTGGCGACATCGCCAGCAGCAAAAACGCGGGGATGGGAAAGCGACTGCAAGTTAGAGTTCACAGCGATAAAACCGCGTTCGTCAGTTGCCAAACCTGATGCTTGAATCCAGTCGGGGGCGGAGGCTTGCGTTACCCAGAAAACCGGGTGACATTCAACGCTTAAACCTGATTGACAAATAACTTGGGTGGGGGCGATCGCTTTGACTTCTGCTTCTAAATGGAGTTGAATCCCGTTTTGGTGCAGTAACTTTTCTAGGGTTTGGCTCACATAACGGTTGTGTTGGGGGGTGAGGCGATCGCTGCGGTGAAATAGATGAATCGCGATCTGCGAAGCAACCCCCAATTGCTGAAAGCGTCCCCGCATATTGAGTGCCAACTCCACCCCACCCGCCCCACCTCCGACAATTCCAATCGATTGAGGGGTTTGGGGCATTTGTTCTAAAAATTGGTTCCAGGCGGCGAGAAATTGCGGGACGGGTTTGGCCGCGATCGCATTTTCCGCTGCCCCAACTACGGCCGTTTTCGCTGGGGTACTACCCACATCAATTGACAGCCAATCAAACGCCACAGGCGGACGCTGCTCGCACAAAACGCGCTGATTTTCTAAGTCTAAACCAATGGCGCGATCGCAGTAGAATTCAACGCCCGCCTTTTGGCAAAGCGGTTCTAAAGGAATATGACAGGTTTCAAAATCATAAAAACCCGCCACATGACCGGGTAGCATCCCTGAATAGGGGGCGTGAGTAGTATCGCTAATCAGCGTCACCCGCACGCCTGCTAAAGGACGCTTTCTCAGTTGTTCCACAACAATCGCATGGGCGTGTCCTCCCCCAATCAACACCAATTGCAAGCCGGTCATTTCTATGGCACCTATTAAGCGACTTTCCGAAATCTTATCGGGTAAGAGGTGAAGCTATGCAAAAGAACGGTCTATTGAGTAGGTGAAGACGATGCAAGCAACCCAAGTTAAAGTTGTGCCGCTGTGTTTAAGCTTTCTGGTTGTGGGCGTGCTAGCCGCTTATTTGCCCCATCCTGCCCTCGGCCCTAGTTTTGTCCAGCAATTTCAGACGCACTTGAACCAACCGTAATTTCTCTGGCGAGTAAAAAAACTAACAAGTCTGTGTAAAGGCTTAATAAATTCTCTCGCCTCCATTT from Desertifilum tharense IPPAS B-1220 includes the following:
- a CDS encoding FAD-dependent oxidoreductase codes for the protein MTGLQLVLIGGGHAHAIVVEQLRKRPLAGVRVTLISDTTHAPYSGMLPGHVAGFYDFETCHIPLEPLCQKAGVEFYCDRAIGLDLENQRVLCEQRPPVAFDWLSIDVGSTPAKTAVVGAAENAIAAKPVPQFLAAWNQFLEQMPQTPQSIGIVGGGAGGVELALNMRGRFQQLGVASQIAIHLFHRSDRLTPQHNRYVSQTLEKLLHQNGIQLHLEAEVKAIAPTQVICQSGLSVECHPVFWVTQASAPDWIQASGLATDERGFIAVNSNLQSLSHPRVFAAGDVATLVDDPRPKAGVFAVRQGKPLGNNLQRALSGQPLQPYSPQKRFLGLIGTGDKRAIASWGPLGCGPYAGLWQWKDFLDRQFMARFRC
- a CDS encoding caspase family protein, translated to MSRDALIVGINTYQYLPNLKAPAVDAEAIAQQLQTYGEFRIHRLPEIIHENRPQIGLKTAVTLRELEAALVRLFKPPGDNIPQTALFYFSGHGLQKQAGIREGYLAVSDANPEQSFYGLSLFWLRRLLQESPVRQRIILLDCCHSGELLNFLDADPGAKAGTDRLFMAASREYESAYESLNSRYSVFTDALISGLDPRGVPSRIVTNHSLTHWVSQKLKGELQQPLFESSGSEMILTRATHSAPVAAPTPPPPPPPPRSMPMARQGAKGHTEPKPPQVDLSKPDLLPNPCLEPSFVPQEESCTTLKYLSPEHHLLKAKKRLVAYSQDSLTLAQQYFGFSEQQHFQAQKDSKVLQTAIPVALVVALGLTFNQYRAASVPEGGPLPTTAQSEPHTGHFFHRLHQHFSTFSGLDGSSPPASVSSQTPLFVLPDRSIAQAKFLPKRSLPTLIALEKDSVVPRFWWVEWADPHHIRQIPLSLSARPAPLDAVTGLAVSSDGAQVAIASAQGQVSVWTVQAESPALEFSHDLDPTPQTTAIRHLSFRSDRKQLLGVGDNLQVYLWDIDSGDRTHALQGHQAPITNAQFSPDGQQVITASWDKTARLWEVQSGKAIAILPHDTALSGAAFSPDGQWVMTATWDKTAKVWDTKTKTLQRIFAGHTAPVLDAEFSPDGQSLLTAGADATVRRWETNTGTQKQVFQTLNAHSVPLEQVFFTPDLQYIGALSQEGDLAVWSEQKNLE
- a CDS encoding serine/threonine-protein kinase: MLQVEQILQERYQLQRQLGRTAAGRQTWLALDLQTQEFVTVKLLAFSPQMQWEELKLFEREAQVLQALDRPQIPRYRDYFSIDQALGGGVPWFGLVQDYIPGHSLQELLEQGQHFSEKQVRQIAIEVLEILIYLHELSPPVLHRDIKPSNLILGEDKRVYLVDFGAVQAQAAVTGVTFTVVGTSGYAPLEQFWGRAVPASDLYALGATLIHLLTGVSPAELPQKDSKIQFADRVSINRNFVNWIETMTEIAVEKRFAQARLALEMLKSNQGWTKLKSKGQPLLRKLYKPSYTRIQLERSPTELEIVIPELGFNLSSHNANGVGCSGLFIGYFIFALTTAISRHWPGLGLLFIVLVLVRFAIASGQRTTLRLGRDSLELKRQLWGWTYIRHQEDLNQVFGVFLQGRQAVKIMIQTPVTTYYLGRSLGNQEAAWLAQEIQHWLNYRSE